The window tttttttttcccactaaagTACTGTTTTCTGCATAGAGCAGGCCTTTTTAATGTTCATGGACCCCTCTGGCATTCTGATAAAGTCtctggactcctcagaataacattttcatttcttagtattccatcatgatcatataacacaatttaaaaattcatcatttgGTAAAAATGgttgggaaaaatggaaagcagaaTAGCAGAAACTGAGAACAGACCAAATCTTACACCATTTACCAAAATATGGTCAAAATAGATACAGGATTAGATATATTTTGTGGAAATCTCACagcttaaaactatattaagacTTCTGGTACACCCAGAATATTGGAGGAATTGGGACTTGCCCTGAGGCAGATCTACCCCACTGTTGGTTAGAGATTGAGtctagatataaagagagagattacaagaaaatttgaaaaacaaaaaacatattacCCATCAGACTTATGGATAGGTGAGCAATTTATGAAGACAAGAGATAAAGAGCAGCTGGAGGTAGAAAATGGATagtttcaattacattaaattaagaaggttttgtataaataaaaaggtagttaaaatcagaaggaaagcagaagtaTTTACAGATAGTTGCTCAGATAAAGGTCTCctgtctcaaatatataaagaactttatcaTCTGTACGAATGAGTCATTCCctagataaatggttaaagatgattaacaggcagttttccaatgagaaatcaaaacaatttatagtcatctgaaaaaattctctaaattattgagtagaagaaagcaaattaaaacaaccttgaaataTTTTACACCTATcataagaacaactttgagtaatTAAGTCATTGTGATACTTATAAATACCcgaatcaactacaaaggaccttataattagaacattttttcatatgattgtaaaAAGATTAAGATTGTAGTGAGTGATGATGGGATGATGGGACTATAGCTAACGAGGATGGCTGAAGTAGAGTGAAAGTTTTAATGAATTAGGAAATTAAGGATGGGACAGTAAAGGAgatgggggagaaaagggaaaaatgacatCATTCTGTAAACTTAAATCCCAAAGTGTAATTAAAGGTTAGAATGTGGGATGTAGAGAAATCTTAGACTCaaccaatcaaacatttattaaatatctatcacTGTGCCAAGGACTgggacaaagaaagggaaaagtcagtgcttgctctcaagaaacttacatgaatcaCATACTGATCTccttgagaaaggaaagagaatgatatGGGAGCTGACAGACAGTAGAATAGGGTGATGGAGTAAAGTATGATTTTATTTACTCAGATTCTAACTACCAGCGGGGTAGCTTTGCCCCAAGGCAAGTCCCAAAGTCTGATTCCTCCAATATTCTAGATAtaccaaaagtcttagtatagtTTTAAGTTTTCCGATTCCTCCCCATTCTCCCCAAAAAAGATGTATACAGGATGTAGAGGTCACAGGTGTCAGGCCTGAGGATTCTGAAaccatgtaaaaatattttggtacatattggacctttgcttttgtctttgacTTTGGGGAAGCATAAGAGAGGCAAAAACTAGTTTAGTCACTTTTCTTGCATCATTTCAAATTGAAATtttcatagttccaccaatagTACCTGCCTTCCCTTTTGAAGGGAAGAACTCTGGAATTAAGTGTCTCACATATGGGAGAAGAAGCTTACTAAAAATGCTTATCATTGGATGAATATATTTATCCTaaatttctatcttatttttcttttgtggagATGCAGGAATAAGCTTTTTACCGAGAACCACAGACTCATCATGAACATAAATATTATGATTTGAGGGGAGGGTCATGAGGGTGCTAGGAAGGGAGTGTgttgaaaaggaaaattactcACATCAAGGCCTAAGTTTGGGGGCCCTGTCCCAAAAGATTTTAGTGCTGTGTTTCAAGAAGGCCAAAGCAAATTGTGATCAGATCtccaaatgcattttaaaattctgatttttttgaaTGAACAAAGGTGATGATGTGATGTTTGAAATATATTGTTTGATATAGTTATGAAAGGACTCCAATGTGAAGTCACTTAGGCTAAGTGGTCTTAATGGCCATAAACATATAAGCAAAAATAGACAGCCTGTGCTTTTCTACTGTTTTCCCGCCTTCTGACCTTGTGTCAAACATGTAAATGATCTTAGCTCATGATTGAGTAAGGCTTCGGGCCAACTGCACTGGTTATTCCTCAAAACCTATTCCCAGGTCCCCAATTACCAACTCAAACTCTTAATCAGTTTCTGGTCTCAATTAGGAAACTTCGTCACCCGAGTCTGTCATAGATAAGTGATCCAGGCAATTTCTCACTGCATCTGGGTCTAATTAGGAATGCTCCCTTCCTCATCTGGAATTGGTTACCTGTTCTCAACCAAGTTCCATCTTTAAAGTTCAGGGCTTCTCTTCtcaagaaccaggagaatattgtgcacagtaatagAACATTGTGTGATGagcaactatgatagacttattACATTTCAGCAATATGATGATATAAGACAAGTCCAACAGAcctgtgatagaaaatgccatctgcatccagagagagaaagagagaaagaactatggagataatgtagatcaaagcatactattttattttattttattttattattattatttttttttttgctgaggcaattggggttaagtgacttgcccaacatcacatgactaggacgtgttaagtatctgagatcagatttgaactcatgtcttcctgacttcagggccagtactctatccattataccaactagctgcatactatttttatctttttttcccttcctcatagtttttcccttttgttttgactttttctttcacaacatggctaatatggaaatatgtttaacatcatatatgtataacctaaatcaaattgcttgctgtcttgctgagaggggggaaagggagggaaagagaaaaatttgcaactctaaatctaacaaaaatgaaggttgaaaactatctttacatgtaattggaaaaaataagatattgagtaaaaataaaaaagaacttctCTTTTCAGACCCCACTCTGTGTGTACTCCCACCAAGATCATTGTCTCTATACCTATCTCCCATGATTCTGCCTGTGTGTTcatgtacatacacatttattttttgcCTGATTGTTATGCCACATAGTAATAATGTTCTTGCTTGAACTAGTTTCCTAAGTACCAATTTTCTATAAATCCTGAAACCCGAGTCTTTGCTCTCACCTGagcaacaaaaatctattttctttccaacCATGACACCTTccccccaggaaaaaaaagaaagaaagaaaagcaaacgaCAAATAATGTATAgttagcaaaatatatttccattggccatgtccaaaaaatatgtCCATGTCCATGTTCCAtatggccatgtccaaaaaaactCCATCACCTCTTCCAATAGGTAAATAACATGCTTTACCAAAATCAGCTGCTTGGAATCATGAGTAGTCATTAtgttgattagagttcttaagtctctcaAAAACTGTCTTTATTGACACTATAATTGTGACCACATAACTTGTTCTCAATCAACCCATTTctttctgtatcagttcatataggtcttcctagatttctctgaaaccttctctttcatcatttttctcatAGTGTATAATACTTCTTAACATCCATCTACCAGAATTtgttcagcaattctccaattaatgggtgCACctgagttttcagttctttgccattcCAGAAAGAACAACTAATATTTGGGGGACAGCtgagtggcacagtagataagaacaccaggtctggagttaggTAGACTTATCTGGAGGGAGATACTTATTGACTCTGGGCAATCACTTagccatatttgcctcagtttcctcaactgtaaaatgaggttgagaaagaaatagcaaactacttcaatttctttgccaagaaaaccccaaatggggtcacaaagagtcagacatgactgaaatgattaaacaacaaataaatacttCTGTATATGACTCTTGGAtcctctaaattattttttaaaaaataaattttaaaaatttaaattctcaAATGATTATATCACACAATTATTTTATGATGTTAAATTCATCCTGTACCTGCTCTTTGGATACGTGATAGCTGAATAAACATATACTTCTGTATATAACTCCTGGGtcctctaaattattttttttaaataaatttccaaaatttaaaattctcaaaTGGTTACATCACACAattattttatgatattaaatTGATCACGTACCTGCTCTTTGGATAAATGGTATCTgaataaacattttcttcctcctctcccagtATCTCTGATCAGAGCAGAGAACCTTGCTGATTAACTAAGGGGCTCAGTCAAGGTTACCTCTACCAAAGACACTGAGTTtggatccttttaaaaaaaaataataaatatttgttggagaACTTTTTTCTGTCACTTATGTTCTCCACTCGAGCTTATAAAATCTCAGAGCTgttttcaaatcctgacttttttttttcatcctgacACACAGGCTGCTCCAGTGAAATCATCTCGGCCAAAGCGACATTTCTCCTCCGCTGGCACCATTGAAAGCATTAACCTGGATGCCATTCCTCGGGCCGTTGCCCGCCTGGACAACAGTGCAGCGAAGCACAAACTGGCCGTGAAGCCAAAGAACCAAAGGGTGTCCAAGAAGCACAGGAGACTGTCCAAGGTATGGAGCGCTCCTGCTGGTTCACAGAGATGCTTTCATCAAACCGCACACGATAAGGCCTTCCTTCTCCAATTTTCCACAAGATAGGGCAGGTGGATCGGAGAGCTTGGCTAGGAGAAAGGGCTCCCCTTGAGGCTGAGCTGACCCACACCTTACAGGACCATCCCCCTTATCTATACCTAGCTGGGCCACAAGTAGAAATCCTGTCTTCAGCCGTCTAACTATACCATATTGCTTTTCATGACTCTTATCTGACTATATACAAATCAACCTTTATCCCTTGAGTTAAAATTATATCAGAAATActcattatctgtaaaaaaaaaaaaaaaaaaattgaaacaaaagccattttaaaagagctaattctgtttctctcttcgaTGTTAGGACCAACAAAATGATCAAGAAAGCTTTGAGAGTCAGCTGTCTCTAGACCAGAATGGACACtctggggaagaaaaacaaacttggCCTGAAGAAGAACTCCAACCACTTGATTCCGAAGAAGAGAAAAGACAGCAAGAGGAATACTGGAGACATCTGGAGGCTGAATATAGAAGGCAAAGGGCAGAGAAGAAGCGCCTAGAAGAGCAAAGGCTTCAGGAAGTAGAGAGGAGGCTTAGGGAAGAGAATCCgcttttggaggaggaagaggaggaagaggaagaaaaacagcAGCCTCCGGAAAGCCAGAGGCcaggggaagaggagaggcaAAGGCCTGAAGAGCCTGAGGAAAGCGGCCAAAAAGAGGCAAAGCAGGAGCTGGAGGGGAGAAAAAGCTTGGACTCTGAGGAGCAAGTCTGTGGGCAGCAGGAGGCAGAGAAGCCCCTGGAGGAGCTCCAGAGACCAGAGGGCCTCCAAGAGCAGAGGAAGCAAGAACTAGAGGCAGCACAGCCAGAGGAAGTGCAGCCAGAGGAAGCGCAGCCAGAGGAAGTGCAACCAGAGGAAGAGCAGCCAGAGGAAGCGCAGCCAGAGGAAGCACAGCCAGAGGAAGCTGAGCCAccaaaggaggaggaagaagccCCGTTAGTGCCAGAGCTCTGGAGTCGAGAGGGGGCCGAACAGAAGGAGCAAGAGCCTGAAGAGCAAGagcagaaggaggaagggaaggcgCTGGAGGAGACAGATGAGCACGGGAGACAAGAGGCCGAAAAGGAGAGACTGGAAGATGAAGGGAAGTTACTAGGAGGGCCCAAAGGACAAGACTTAGGGGTAGGAAAGCAGAGCAAGCACGAGGCAGAGAAGCAGCTCCCCACAGGAGAAAGAGAGCGCACGCCGTGGGAGGAGGGCCAGAAGCAGGACATCCAAGGCCCTCAGAAGCCTCCCCAAGGCCCAGAGACACCGAGGCAGTCGGGAGCGGAACAGTGCCTGGAGAGCCAAGCACAGGGCCACTCCAAAAAGGGTCCCGAGCATGAAGGCCAAGAAAGAGACTTCGAGGGCCTGCAAAAGTTGGAGCAGCAAATGGCAGGCAGCCCTCTGCTCCCAGAGGAGGGAACCCGGCAGGGACATCccctcaaagaaaagaaatggccCCAGGAGGAGCTGGCtcaggaggagaagaaggaagccATCAGCCTGAAGAGGGACCAGAGAGGAGAGGAGCTGAGATGGCAAGAGGTGGAGGAAAGGCAGACCATGCCCAGGCCGTACACATTCCAGGTATCATCAGGGGGGAAACAAATCCTGTTTCCCAAGGTCAATCTGAGCCCAGTGACTCCCGGGAAGGAAGCAAGACTTCCGGGCGTGGCCCAGGAGCCCGAGGCCGCCCAGCCTGGTCAGgccccccatccccttccttcttctctcagTATCCCACACACAGCCATCCTGGTCACCGGAGCACAGCTGTGTGGGCCGGCTGTCAACCTGCACCAGATCAAGGACACGGCCTGCAAGACTCTACTGGGCTTGTCGGAAGAAAAGAAGCTCGCGGATGTTAGCGCTCCAGAAAGCTCGGTCCGAGGCCCTCCGGAGGCGCGGGCAGCTGGCGGCCGGGCCAGGCTTCCTCAGGAGGCGTCCGGCGGCAAGGCTGCCCCGGCAGAATGGGAATCCATCCGTTCCAGGATCCTCAAGACCGCCGACATCGGGCAAGGTGGCGAGCGGGACCCGCTGAGGCAGAGCGGCGAGAGTGTGGCCAAAGGCCGGCGCGACTCCCGGGGAAACCTCAGGAAAACCTTGTCAGCAAACGCAAAGTTCTCCATCACGCCCGCTTGGCAGAAATTCTCCGAAGGAGGCGCCGAAGGCCAAAAGCAGAACGCCAACAACCTTAGGAACAAGCCTGGGCTAGGGCCCAGCGAGAGGGCGGAGGTCCCACCTCCCGCCGATGCTAATCCCAGACACCAAAAAGCTCCGGAGAGGACTGGGACGCTCACGGCCGACACCGCGGAGGGATGGAAATTTGCCAAAgaccttccctctttccttgtcCCCAGCTCCCCTCTTGCCCAGCCCGAGGGGGCTGCACCCTCCGAAAGTGAGGCCGGCGCACCGAAGACCGAAGTCGGGCTCCCAAGCGGAGAGGAGAGTGCGGCGCCTTTTGGGATAAAGCTCCGAAGGACCAACTACTCCTTGCGCTTTCACTCTGACCAGCCAGTCGAGCAGTCCAAGAAGAAGAAGAGGCACAACGCGGGGGACATTTTTGACGGGGCAGCTCCCGTTCTGAAGAACAAGGACGGGGACAAGGAAGATGTCCAAGGGACCCCGTCCCCTGCCCAAGAGAGAAAGGATGAGCCCCTGCATCTGAGAGACTCTCCCGACAGCGCCCCCGACCCCGGGCACCACCCAGCTCCGCCGGCACCCCTCCTCCCTGGGAGCCGCA of the Sarcophilus harrisii chromosome 6, mSarHar1.11, whole genome shotgun sequence genome contains:
- the CRACD gene encoding cancer-related regulator of actin dynamics → MGTRAFSHDSIFIPDGGAESEQTVQAVSQDNILGKVKTHQPQLGKNLKFGQSPAPTALPMKRTDTPSPEASLEEDLFLSSPMEIVTHQDLVLSDSENKSSDTSTSLSPLNLPGTGSEMEEKAAPVKSSRPKRHFSSAGTIESINLDAIPRAVARLDNSAAKHKLAVKPKNQRVSKKHRRLSKDQQNDQESFESQLSLDQNGHSGEEKQTWPEEELQPLDSEEEKRQQEEYWRHLEAEYRRQRAEKKRLEEQRLQEVERRLREENPLLEEEEEEEEEKQQPPESQRPGEEERQRPEEPEESGQKEAKQELEGRKSLDSEEQVCGQQEAEKPLEELQRPEGLQEQRKQELEAAQPEEVQPEEAQPEEVQPEEEQPEEAQPEEAQPEEAEPPKEEEEAPLVPELWSREGAEQKEQEPEEQEQKEEGKALEETDEHGRQEAEKERLEDEGKLLGGPKGQDLGVGKQSKHEAEKQLPTGERERTPWEEGQKQDIQGPQKPPQGPETPRQSGAEQCLESQAQGHSKKGPEHEGQERDFEGLQKLEQQMAGSPLLPEEGTRQGHPLKEKKWPQEELAQEEKKEAISLKRDQRGEELRWQEVEERQTMPRPYTFQVSSGGKQILFPKVNLSPVTPGKEARLPGVAQEPEAAQPGQAPHPLPSSLSIPHTAILVTGAQLCGPAVNLHQIKDTACKTLLGLSEEKKLADVSAPESSVRGPPEARAAGGRARLPQEASGGKAAPAEWESIRSRILKTADIGQGGERDPLRQSGESVAKGRRDSRGNLRKTLSANAKFSITPAWQKFSEGGAEGQKQNANNLRNKPGLGPSERAEVPPPADANPRHQKAPERTGTLTADTAEGWKFAKDLPSFLVPSSPLAQPEGAAPSESEAGAPKTEVGLPSGEESAAPFGIKLRRTNYSLRFHSDQPVEQSKKKKRHNAGDIFDGAAPVLKNKDGDKEDVQGTPSPAQERKDEPLHLRDSPDSAPDPGHHPAPPAPLLPGSRSPSMDQDKPGAKSPLPQKPALAPKPASQTPPSSPLSKTGRPFLAELLSRRAAKPEQDAGEKLQGSKDGGELQPPPVPHTEKGKGEEDLAEKKPPSPSVSVYQQEKPDRAFETGKKEKPVLQSWHSLEGSKSMEKPETAQPQWVTLALQKQKGFREQQATREERKQAKEVKQPERVSQNNTRVSQQPESSNITRIGSFHKSTAQEEEKKIETAVSRLERREQLKKSNTLPTSVTVDISDSAMPASLVKEVPKRFSTPDAAPMSTEPAWLALAKRKAKAWSDCPQIIK